In the Maribacter sp. MJ134 genome, one interval contains:
- a CDS encoding TolC family protein produces MQKYIVCLFFGFFFVAHAQVQDSLELEFNEYLGYVKKFHPIAKQAGLTLSIGQANLMKARGGFDPKIEAGYERKEFKGSEYWDRLNATFKIPTWYGIELKGNFEQNQGDFISQTETVPDNGLYSAGISMSLARGLWINERMATLKKAKFFREQTKADRDLLVNQILFDASLAYFDWLQAYLDREVFTNFLSNAEIRFEGIKKSAEAGDKAAIDTVEAKIAVQNRALELEQANVRFRNKSLELSNFLWGNDNIPLELQPNVFPDTDLAADIDYTLEILGKPLDSFTVENHPKIKSLGFKIDGLRVDKQLKTNKLLPKIDVEYNFLTESPDVLNSFVTEEYKGGLAFQFPLFLRKERGDLRLAKLKLNDAQFELDNAQIEIRNKVLAIYNELESFETQNVLIYDIVSNYQTMLSAEERKFSFGESSLFLINSRESKLIDAVLKQNSVQNKFYSAKAKLFKSLAVNPENL; encoded by the coding sequence ATGCAAAAATATATTGTTTGTTTATTTTTTGGATTTTTCTTCGTGGCCCATGCCCAAGTACAGGATTCTTTAGAATTGGAGTTCAATGAATATCTGGGCTATGTAAAAAAGTTCCATCCAATTGCCAAACAGGCAGGTCTAACCCTGAGTATTGGTCAGGCAAATTTAATGAAAGCACGTGGAGGCTTTGACCCAAAGATAGAGGCAGGTTATGAGCGCAAGGAGTTCAAGGGAAGTGAATATTGGGATAGACTAAACGCCACCTTCAAAATACCAACTTGGTACGGTATAGAATTGAAAGGTAATTTTGAACAGAATCAAGGTGATTTTATCAGTCAAACAGAGACCGTTCCGGATAATGGTCTGTACAGTGCGGGTATATCAATGTCCCTTGCTAGAGGGTTGTGGATAAATGAGCGTATGGCTACCCTAAAGAAGGCAAAGTTTTTCAGGGAACAGACCAAGGCCGATCGTGATTTATTGGTAAACCAAATACTTTTTGATGCTTCTTTGGCCTATTTTGATTGGCTACAAGCTTATTTGGACAGGGAAGTGTTTACTAATTTTCTGAGTAATGCAGAAATTCGTTTCGAAGGAATCAAAAAAAGTGCCGAAGCTGGCGATAAGGCCGCAATAGATACGGTAGAAGCTAAAATCGCTGTTCAGAACAGGGCCTTGGAATTAGAGCAGGCCAATGTTAGGTTTCGTAATAAATCTTTAGAATTATCTAATTTTCTATGGGGAAATGATAATATACCTTTAGAACTACAACCCAACGTATTCCCAGATACGGATTTGGCCGCGGATATAGACTATACGTTGGAAATTCTTGGCAAGCCCTTGGATAGTTTTACGGTAGAGAATCATCCTAAGATAAAATCATTAGGATTTAAGATTGACGGACTCCGGGTAGACAAACAATTAAAAACGAACAAATTACTCCCAAAAATAGATGTAGAATATAACTTTCTAACAGAAAGCCCAGATGTGCTCAATTCCTTTGTTACGGAGGAGTATAAAGGAGGTTTAGCGTTTCAATTCCCACTCTTTCTACGTAAAGAAAGAGGGGATTTAAGATTGGCTAAACTTAAATTGAACGATGCACAGTTTGAGTTGGACAATGCACAAATTGAGATACGCAATAAAGTATTGGCAATCTATAATGAATTAGAGTCTTTTGAAACCCAAAATGTTCTGATTTATGATATCGTTTCTAATTACCAAACGATGCTCTCTGCGGAAGAAAGAAAGTTTAGTTTTGGAGAAAGTTCGCTGTTCTTGATCAATTCAAGGGAAAGTAAGTTGATAGATGCTGTTTTAAAACAGAATTCGGTTCAAAATAAATTCTATTCGGCAAAAGCAAAATTATTCAAAAGCCTAGCGGTTAATCCAGAGAATCTATAA